In Trueperaceae bacterium, a single genomic region encodes these proteins:
- a CDS encoding phytanoyl-CoA dioxygenase family protein yields MAQTDAIPDMERELKFFPIETKDPKKLTKEQIKKYNEVGYVFPLDVYSPDEIETNRSYFDKLLVMAHEHGLGDWDVNAWHTTCQGLYDLITDDRILDYVEDIIGPNIVCTMSHYFSKAPGDKKSVYWHQDAQFWPLTPSKVVTVWIAIDDVDVENGAMKLFPTTHHLGIVPFEWVTDEEDGVLNQHVHNPEEKYGEPISVELKAGQISLHTDMLLHGSMPNPSNRRRCGLTLRYHPVEVRGNEDLRTKHAILARGHDPEGYWVHHPRPTEEKIPSWFSEEAADGAAEEPLGPRPPD; encoded by the coding sequence GTGGCACAAACAGATGCTATTCCAGATATGGAGAGAGAACTAAAATTCTTTCCCATTGAAACAAAAGATCCAAAAAAACTCACCAAAGAGCAAATCAAAAAATACAACGAAGTAGGGTACGTCTTCCCATTAGACGTTTACTCGCCTGACGAGATCGAAACTAACCGCTCGTACTTCGACAAACTCCTAGTTATGGCACACGAACACGGACTTGGCGATTGGGACGTAAACGCCTGGCACACAACCTGCCAGGGACTCTATGACCTCATCACGGACGACCGCATCTTAGATTACGTAGAGGACATAATCGGCCCTAACATCGTTTGCACCATGAGTCACTACTTCTCGAAAGCACCGGGAGACAAAAAATCAGTGTACTGGCACCAAGACGCACAATTCTGGCCACTCACACCCAGTAAAGTAGTGACTGTCTGGATAGCAATCGATGATGTGGACGTCGAAAATGGCGCCATGAAACTCTTCCCCACCACGCATCATCTTGGCATCGTCCCATTCGAATGGGTCACCGACGAAGAAGACGGCGTGCTTAACCAACACGTTCATAACCCCGAAGAGAAATACGGGGAACCAATTTCAGTTGAGCTTAAAGCTGGCCAAATCTCTCTCCACACAGACATGCTTCTTCACGGATCCATGCCTAACCCATCCAACCGTCGTCGCTGTGGCCTTACCCTCCGGTATCACCCTGTCGAAGTGCGGGGTAACGAAGATCTACGTACTAAGCACGCTATCCTAGCTCGTGGTCACGATCCAGAAGGCTACTGGGTGCATCACCCCAGACCAACTGAAGAAAAAATACCCTCATGGTTTTCCGAAGAAGCTGCCGACGGAGCTGCCGAGGAACCGCTAGGGCCACGTCCTCCTGATTAA